One window of the Halorussus sp. MSC15.2 genome contains the following:
- the tmcA gene encoding tRNA(Met) cytidine acetyltransferase TmcA, giving the protein MTLAEVAAALREEARAVGERRLLVLAGEREACYDAADRALDAAEIDRDATALVGTGKLGCERVGPKRADRLLGTTRDCVVFDAHADFRPNAVGRVVGAVDGGGLFVLLTPPLDEWADRRTDFDRALAVPPADVDDVTGRFRRRFVRTLRSHPGVAIVDADSGRVERDGLTRPAPRLSTATDVPQLPENRAFPDAAYDACLTQDQMAVVGELEALRGSGPSASPAAVVVEADRGRGKSSAAGIAAGSLAAEGADVLVTAPEYRSSREVFVRAEALLETLGEEIETVGDPPREIRVVSERRGEGERRDGRAGERGDEGGGGRVRFAEPTETADLLGDPRDQAADSPHASGGSEACDQSSAPDAVFVDEAAALSVRLLERLLAAPRVAFTTTIHGYEGAGRGFSVRFRDRLAESDHEVVETRLDEPIRYAAGDPVEVWAFDALLLDARPPVEEVVRDAGAESVEYRALSPDDLLGDETLLREVFGLLVLAHYRTEPDDLARLLDAPNLAVRALVRPDSASASARNHVVGVALLAREGDLPADVREHMYEGGRVRGNMLPDVLTSQLRDERAGVTAGMRVMRIATHHAVRSRGLGSRLLAEIRREFADDLDWLGVGYGATPELLRFWRENGYRAVQLSTTRNDTSGEYSALMLDPLSEAGAALRDRHARWFASRVASMLADPLRDADADVVRELLRSVDAPVELDLSDWDWRTVASSAYGPGLYDAAPRPFRRVALKHFVDPQGSSDALSPLEERLLVRKVLQGHPWPQVADELGFHSAGQCMRALGDAYEPLVDRYGTEAATAEKRRYID; this is encoded by the coding sequence ATGACTCTCGCCGAGGTCGCCGCCGCGCTCCGGGAGGAAGCCCGCGCGGTCGGCGAGCGCCGACTGCTCGTCCTCGCAGGCGAACGCGAGGCCTGTTACGACGCGGCCGACCGGGCGCTCGACGCCGCCGAAATCGACCGCGATGCGACCGCGCTGGTCGGGACGGGGAAACTGGGCTGCGAGCGCGTCGGCCCGAAGCGCGCCGACCGCCTGCTCGGGACCACCCGCGACTGCGTGGTCTTCGACGCGCACGCCGACTTCCGGCCGAACGCGGTGGGCCGCGTCGTGGGCGCGGTGGACGGCGGCGGTCTGTTCGTCCTCCTGACCCCGCCGCTCGACGAGTGGGCCGACCGCCGGACCGACTTCGACCGGGCGCTGGCGGTCCCGCCCGCCGACGTCGACGACGTGACGGGTCGGTTCCGGCGGCGCTTCGTCCGGACCCTCCGGTCGCATCCCGGCGTCGCAATCGTGGACGCGGACTCCGGACGCGTCGAGCGCGACGGCCTGACCCGCCCCGCTCCACGACTCTCGACCGCGACCGACGTACCGCAGTTACCCGAAAACCGCGCATTCCCGGACGCGGCCTACGACGCCTGTCTCACTCAAGACCAGATGGCGGTGGTCGGAGAACTGGAGGCGCTACGCGGGTCCGGGCCGTCCGCGTCCCCGGCCGCGGTGGTCGTGGAGGCCGACCGCGGCAGGGGCAAGTCCAGCGCGGCGGGCATCGCGGCGGGGAGCCTCGCCGCCGAGGGCGCGGACGTGCTGGTCACGGCCCCGGAGTACCGGAGTTCGCGCGAGGTGTTCGTCCGGGCCGAGGCGCTGTTGGAGACGCTGGGCGAAGAAATCGAGACCGTCGGCGACCCGCCCCGAGAGATTCGAGTCGTCAGTGAACGTCGCGGCGAGGGCGAACGGAGAGACGGACGAGCAGGCGAGCGAGGAGACGAAGGGGGCGGCGGTCGCGTTCGCTTCGCCGAACCCACCGAGACCGCCGACCTGCTCGGCGACCCCCGAGACCAGGCGGCCGATTCGCCGCACGCGTCCGGCGGGTCGGAGGCGTGCGACCAGTCGAGCGCGCCCGACGCCGTCTTCGTGGACGAGGCCGCGGCGCTGTCGGTCAGACTGCTCGAACGGCTTCTGGCCGCGCCGCGGGTCGCGTTCACGACGACCATCCACGGCTACGAGGGGGCGGGGAGGGGGTTCTCGGTCAGGTTCCGCGACCGACTCGCCGAGAGCGACCACGAGGTCGTCGAGACCCGACTCGACGAACCGATTCGGTACGCCGCGGGCGACCCCGTGGAGGTCTGGGCGTTCGACGCGCTCCTGCTGGACGCCCGGCCGCCCGTCGAGGAGGTCGTTCGGGACGCCGGGGCCGAGTCAGTCGAGTACCGCGCGCTCTCGCCCGACGACCTGCTCGGCGACGAGACCCTGCTCCGGGAGGTGTTCGGCCTGCTCGTGCTGGCTCACTACCGGACCGAACCCGACGACCTCGCGCGCCTGCTCGACGCGCCGAACCTCGCGGTCCGTGCGCTGGTCCGGCCGGACTCAGCGTCCGCGAGCGCGCGGAACCACGTCGTCGGTGTCGCGTTGCTGGCCCGCGAGGGCGACCTCCCGGCGGACGTGCGCGAACATATGTACGAGGGCGGCCGCGTGCGGGGCAACATGCTCCCGGACGTGCTGACCTCCCAACTCCGCGACGAACGGGCGGGAGTCACCGCGGGGATGCGGGTCATGCGTATCGCCACCCACCACGCGGTCAGGTCCCGCGGTCTGGGGTCGCGCCTGCTGGCCGAGATTCGCCGGGAGTTCGCGGACGACCTCGACTGGCTCGGCGTCGGCTACGGCGCGACGCCCGAACTCCTCCGGTTCTGGCGAGAGAACGGCTACCGGGCGGTTCAGCTCTCGACAACACGCAACGACACCAGCGGGGAGTACTCCGCGCTCATGCTCGACCCGCTGAGCGAGGCGGGCGCGGCCCTCCGCGACCGCCACGCCCGGTGGTTCGCCTCCCGCGTCGCGTCGATGCTGGCCGACCCCCTGCGCGACGCCGACGCCGACGTGGTGCGCGAACTCCTGCGGTCGGTGGACGCGCCGGTCGAACTCGACCTCTCGGACTGGGACTGGCGAACCGTCGCGTCGAGCGCGTACGGACCGGGACTGTACGACGCCGCGCCGAGACCGTTCCGACGAGTGGCGCTGAAGCACTTCGTGGACCCGCAGGGGAGTTCGGACGCGCTCTCCCCGCTCGAGGAGCGACTGCTGGTCCGGAAGGTCCTGCAGGGCCACCCGTGGCCGCAGGTGGCCGACGAACTCGGCTTCCACTCGGCGGGCCAGTGCATGCGCGCGCTCGGCGACGCCTACGAACCGCTGGTGGACCGGTACGGCACCGAGGCGGCGACGGCGGAGAAACGCCGGTACATCGATTAG
- the idsA3 gene encoding geranylfarnesyl diphosphate synthase, which yields MTDASAETLEEQVLGAVEQRREIVNAAIEEDLPIDEPERLYEAVRYLLDAGGKRLRPTVLLLVAEALADVDADPGDVNYRDFPDVNGEDVDVMAAAVSIEVIQSFTLIHDDIMDDDDLRRGVPAVHREYDTGTAILAGDTLYSKAFEILIEGDAPADRVVEAVDVLATTCTNICEGQARDIAFEGRDDVLPEEYLQMIEHKTAVLYGAAATIPAILLGADDETIEQLYQYGIDVGRAFQIQDDVLDLTVPSEKLGKQRGSDLVEGKQTIITLHAREQGVDVDGLVGTDDVDAVTETEIEEAVGRLEAAGSIDYAKEKAQELVETGKNRLEVLPDNESKELLEGIADYLIERGY from the coding sequence ATGACTGACGCGAGCGCCGAGACATTGGAAGAGCAGGTACTCGGAGCGGTCGAACAGCGACGCGAAATCGTCAACGCGGCCATCGAGGAGGACCTGCCGATAGACGAACCGGAGCGTCTCTACGAGGCCGTTCGGTACCTGCTCGACGCGGGCGGGAAACGCCTGCGGCCGACCGTGTTGTTACTCGTCGCCGAAGCGCTCGCGGACGTAGACGCGGACCCCGGAGACGTGAACTATCGGGACTTCCCGGACGTCAACGGTGAGGACGTGGACGTGATGGCCGCCGCAGTCAGCATCGAGGTCATCCAGTCGTTCACGCTCATCCACGACGACATCATGGACGACGACGACCTGCGTCGGGGCGTCCCCGCGGTCCACCGGGAGTACGACACCGGAACCGCGATTCTCGCGGGCGATACCCTCTACTCGAAGGCGTTCGAGATTCTCATCGAGGGCGACGCGCCCGCCGACCGCGTGGTCGAGGCGGTGGACGTGCTGGCGACGACCTGCACGAACATCTGTGAGGGGCAGGCCCGCGACATCGCGTTCGAAGGGCGGGACGACGTACTCCCCGAGGAGTACCTCCAGATGATAGAGCACAAGACCGCCGTGCTGTACGGCGCGGCGGCAACCATCCCGGCTATCCTGCTCGGTGCCGACGACGAGACCATCGAGCAACTCTACCAGTACGGTATCGACGTGGGCCGGGCGTTCCAGATTCAGGACGACGTCCTCGACCTGACGGTGCCGAGCGAGAAACTCGGCAAACAGCGCGGGAGCGACCTCGTCGAAGGCAAGCAGACCATCATCACGCTCCACGCCCGCGAGCAGGGCGTGGACGTGGACGGACTGGTGGGCACCGACGACGTCGATGCCGTCACCGAGACCGAAATCGAGGAGGCGGTCGGTCGTCTCGAAGCGGCCGGAAGCATCGACTACGCCAAGGAGAAAGCGCAGGAGTTGGTCGAGACCGGGAAGAATCGCCTCGAAGTCCTCCCCGACAACGAGTCGAAGGAACTCCTCGAAGGAATCGCCGACTATCTCATCGAGCGCGGTTACTGA
- a CDS encoding cyclase family protein: protein MDAPGHAWYGDRIYNGFDASTTATTKEFDEPLENCDGEQVSETRGLRRADISPVADHGIVGRGVLLDVGRALGGENDRLKPKACVSKEDLQRTAYQQDVTLGKRDVPLIRTGSAARARDDDPKYEWKPLEEPGICYSEELVNWVHEMEFPVVGGDTLSVEKNVQVIDGEQYLVPLHGAFHRNLGVPFAEVLWLEELAESCASDGVYDFLFAGAPLNIERATGAPINPVAVKASKDGGSG from the coding sequence GTGGACGCGCCGGGCCACGCGTGGTACGGCGACCGGATTTACAACGGATTCGACGCCAGCACGACCGCGACGACCAAGGAGTTCGACGAACCGCTAGAGAACTGTGACGGCGAGCAGGTGAGCGAGACCCGCGGTCTGAGGCGGGCAGACATCTCGCCCGTCGCCGACCACGGTATCGTCGGCCGGGGCGTCCTGCTCGACGTGGGCCGGGCGCTGGGCGGGGAGAACGACCGACTGAAGCCCAAGGCTTGCGTCTCGAAGGAGGACCTACAGCGGACTGCCTACCAGCAAGACGTGACGCTCGGGAAGCGCGACGTGCCCCTGATTCGGACCGGGTCGGCCGCTCGCGCCCGCGACGACGACCCGAAGTACGAGTGGAAACCGCTCGAAGAACCGGGAATCTGCTACAGCGAGGAGTTGGTGAACTGGGTCCACGAGATGGAGTTCCCCGTCGTCGGTGGCGACACGCTCAGTGTCGAAAAGAACGTACAGGTCATCGACGGCGAGCAGTATCTCGTCCCGCTCCACGGGGCGTTCCACCGCAACCTCGGGGTCCCGTTCGCGGAGGTGCTGTGGCTCGAAGAACTCGCGGAGAGTTGCGCGAGCGACGGGGTGTACGACTTCCTGTTCGCTGGCGCGCCGCTGAACATCGAGCGCGCGACCGGCGCGCCCATCAATCCGGTCGCGGTGAAAGCGTCGAAGGACGGGGGGTCAGGCTGA
- a CDS encoding isopentenyl phosphate kinase: MAGGETTVVKLGGSVVTDKDRPEALDGPALDAAADAIADALAAADVSNLVVVHGGGSFGHHHASEHGVSKTRGSGDAAAAVEIHGAMKTLNDFVLSRLHDRDVPAVPVHPFSAASRNAEADLTLLTEQVETMLGEGFVPVLHGDVVAHEGEGVTILSGDEVVTGVATGIDADRVGFCSTVPGVLDDSDDVIPEISAYDEVADYLGGSDATDVTGGMAGKVRALLSLGAPATIFGPDDLRDFLAGEDPGTRIDGR, translated from the coding sequence ATGGCGGGCGGCGAAACCACCGTCGTCAAACTCGGCGGGAGCGTCGTCACCGACAAGGACCGCCCCGAGGCGCTGGACGGACCGGCGCTCGACGCGGCCGCCGACGCCATCGCTGACGCACTCGCCGCGGCCGACGTTTCGAACCTCGTCGTGGTCCACGGCGGCGGAAGCTTCGGCCACCACCACGCCAGCGAACACGGCGTCTCGAAGACCCGCGGCTCCGGAGACGCCGCTGCTGCTGTCGAGATACACGGTGCGATGAAGACGTTGAACGACTTCGTCCTCTCGCGCCTCCACGACCGCGACGTCCCCGCGGTTCCGGTTCACCCCTTCTCGGCAGCCTCCCGGAACGCGGAGGCCGACCTGACGCTGCTGACAGAGCAGGTCGAGACCATGCTCGGCGAGGGGTTCGTCCCGGTTCTCCACGGCGACGTGGTGGCCCACGAGGGCGAAGGCGTGACCATCCTCAGCGGCGACGAAGTGGTCACCGGCGTCGCTACCGGCATCGACGCCGACCGCGTGGGGTTCTGTTCGACGGTTCCCGGTGTGCTGGACGACAGCGACGACGTAATCCCCGAGATTAGCGCTTACGACGAGGTGGCCGACTATCTCGGCGGGAGCGACGCGACCGACGTGACCGGCGGGATGGCCGGGAAAGTCCGTGCGTTGCTGTCGCTGGGTGCGCCAGCGACGATTTTCGGTCCCGACGACCTCCGAGACTTCCTCGCGGGCGAGGACCCCGGTACCCGAATCGACGGACGGTAG
- a CDS encoding bacterio-opsin activator domain-containing protein has product MTSERQTPERANRDRQRAERATEDGTTEARPMGDRPARETARKTVRVLCVDEDGPPSALSDDDDVSVSSVSTATAAREFLATDERVDCVVSEYDLPDDDGLGLLESVRNHYPDLPFVLFTGSGSEAVASEAIGMGATDYLPKGTCGDHLRNRVGRAVATASVETESGISVDRLRELTNAFPDVAFVIDENGQYLEVMTGPDTQDLRTIEQERLVGTHLHDAFPESQADRFLGLVRKTLETGGVETTEYQTETASGERWFEGRIAPLGGTIDGREAVVWVARDVTDRRNNERRLAESRDALTRLNRINGLIHSIVQSLVGSATREEIERTVCEELANSEFYEFAWTGGPWVKDERMHPDVVVGTERSDLERLVAATSARPDEENSFARVVREGESVVVRDAAESEILSEREREIMLDMEIPSAVLVPLTYGNTNHGILGISGACTGAYSDRELTALETLGEIVAFAINAVKNRNLLLSDTTVELEFRVEGSNSGFARLSTELDCKFSLEGVVAVAEDRLLEYVAVEGASASTVLNRLDDIATVEQSRVVSEDDTESLLELHTPESGVNQLVEAGTVVESAVAEDGVARYVVEASSDVNVRNVVDTFRTTYPDAELVSKHEADRPVDTSQGLRQRLGEDLTDKQRTALQAAYFAGYYEYPRESTGEDVAESLDISSPTLHQHLRAAQRKLVGTFLDS; this is encoded by the coding sequence GTGACCTCCGAACGACAGACCCCCGAACGGGCGAACCGCGACCGACAGCGTGCAGAACGGGCGACCGAAGACGGAACGACGGAAGCCCGACCGATGGGGGACCGACCGGCGCGCGAGACCGCTCGGAAGACGGTCCGGGTCCTCTGCGTGGACGAGGACGGCCCGCCGTCGGCGCTGTCGGACGACGACGACGTGTCGGTGTCGTCCGTCTCGACGGCTACCGCCGCGCGCGAGTTCCTCGCGACCGACGAGCGCGTCGATTGTGTCGTCAGCGAGTACGACCTCCCCGACGACGACGGACTCGGCCTGCTCGAATCCGTCCGGAACCACTACCCGGACCTGCCGTTCGTCCTGTTCACCGGGTCGGGCAGCGAGGCGGTGGCGAGCGAGGCCATCGGGATGGGGGCGACGGACTACCTGCCCAAAGGGACCTGCGGCGACCACCTCCGGAACCGGGTGGGTCGGGCCGTCGCCACCGCCAGCGTCGAGACCGAATCGGGTATCTCGGTGGACAGACTCCGCGAACTGACCAACGCGTTCCCCGACGTGGCGTTCGTCATCGACGAGAACGGCCAGTATCTGGAGGTGATGACCGGCCCGGACACGCAGGACCTCCGGACCATCGAACAGGAGCGACTCGTCGGCACGCACCTCCACGACGCCTTCCCCGAGTCGCAGGCCGACCGCTTCCTCGGTCTCGTCCGGAAGACGCTCGAAACCGGCGGCGTGGAGACGACGGAGTACCAGACCGAGACCGCGTCGGGCGAACGCTGGTTCGAGGGTCGAATCGCGCCCCTCGGCGGTACCATCGACGGCCGCGAGGCGGTGGTCTGGGTGGCCCGTGACGTGACCGACCGCCGGAACAACGAGCGACGACTCGCCGAGAGTCGGGACGCGTTGACTCGCCTGAACCGCATCAACGGGCTGATTCACAGCATCGTCCAGTCGTTGGTCGGTTCGGCGACCCGCGAGGAGATAGAACGGACGGTCTGCGAGGAGTTAGCCAACTCGGAGTTCTACGAGTTCGCGTGGACCGGCGGACCGTGGGTCAAAGACGAGCGGATGCACCCGGACGTCGTCGTCGGCACCGAGCGCAGCGACCTAGAGCGACTCGTGGCGGCGACAAGTGCCCGCCCCGACGAGGAGAACTCCTTCGCGCGCGTCGTCCGCGAAGGGGAGTCGGTCGTCGTCCGCGACGCCGCCGAGTCCGAAATCCTCTCCGAGCGAGAGCGCGAGATAATGCTCGACATGGAGATTCCCTCCGCGGTCCTCGTTCCGCTCACGTACGGGAACACGAACCACGGTATCCTCGGCATCAGCGGAGCGTGTACCGGAGCGTACAGTGACCGCGAACTGACCGCACTCGAAACGCTCGGGGAAATCGTCGCCTTCGCCATCAACGCGGTCAAGAACCGGAACCTGCTGCTTTCGGACACCACGGTCGAACTGGAGTTCCGAGTCGAAGGGTCGAACTCCGGGTTCGCCCGACTCTCGACCGAACTCGACTGCAAGTTCAGCCTCGAAGGCGTCGTCGCCGTCGCCGAGGACAGACTGCTCGAATACGTCGCGGTCGAAGGCGCGTCGGCATCGACGGTACTGAACCGTCTCGACGACATCGCCACGGTGGAACAGAGCCGAGTCGTTAGCGAGGACGACACTGAGAGTCTCCTCGAACTCCACACCCCGGAGTCTGGCGTCAACCAACTCGTCGAGGCCGGTACCGTCGTCGAATCCGCGGTGGCCGAAGACGGCGTGGCGCGGTACGTCGTGGAGGCGTCCTCGGACGTGAACGTCCGGAACGTTGTCGATACCTTCAGAACGACCTACCCGGACGCCGAACTGGTGAGCAAGCACGAGGCCGACCGACCGGTCGATACGTCACAGGGGTTACGCCAGCGACTCGGCGAAGACCTGACCGACAAACAGCGAACCGCGCTCCAAGCGGCGTACTTCGCGGGCTACTACGAGTATCCCCGGGAGAGCACAGGCGAGGACGTCGCCGAGTCGCTCGACATCTCGTCGCCGACGCTCCACCAGCACCTCCGGGCCGCCCAGCGGAAACTCGTCGGTACCTTTCTCGACAGTTGA
- a CDS encoding glutamate--tRNA ligase, translating to MNDELRERIETEAEKHALVNAVKHESEADVGAVMGPLMGENPDFRQHGDEIPGVIGPVVSRVNESSNEERRERLAELAPDWLEEIESEDEGEDHPLPDLPNAEEYDDVRMRLAPNPNGPWHVGHARMPAVIGTYAEEYDGEFIVRFDDTDPETKRPLLWAYDEILDEVEYLGFEPAEVYRASDRLETYYDHARRLIEKGGAYTCSCSGEEFSDLKNSAEACPHRDKDAETTMAEFEAMVEGEYESGEMVLRVRTDIEHKNPALRDWVGFRIIDTPHPREEAEEYRCWPMLDFQSGVDDHLTGVTHIIRGIDLQDSAKRQQFVYDYFDWEYPEVIHWGHVQVDEYDVKMSTSTIRELIESGELDGWDDPRAPTIPSVRRRGIRGEAIVEAMVGLGTSTSNVDLAMSTVYSNNRELIDDGADRYFFVREDHADFTLAGEFPDAAHPPVHPDHEERGTRDIDPGNRVRIEESDVPADGERIWLKGFGCFRKEDDELDYVGDDITAVREEGVDVIHWVPADSATLTQMRTPDGDVVGYAEPGFREADPDEMVQFERVGFARVDRQEADDETVVYFAHE from the coding sequence ATGAACGACGAACTCCGAGAGCGAATCGAGACGGAGGCAGAGAAACACGCCCTCGTCAACGCGGTCAAGCACGAGAGCGAGGCCGACGTGGGCGCGGTCATGGGACCGCTGATGGGCGAGAACCCCGACTTCCGCCAGCACGGCGACGAGATACCCGGCGTCATCGGACCGGTCGTCTCGCGGGTCAACGAGAGTTCGAACGAGGAGCGCCGCGAGCGACTCGCCGAACTCGCGCCCGACTGGTTGGAGGAAATCGAGAGCGAGGACGAGGGCGAGGACCATCCCCTGCCCGACCTCCCGAACGCAGAGGAGTACGACGACGTTCGGATGCGCCTCGCGCCGAACCCGAACGGCCCGTGGCACGTGGGCCACGCCCGGATGCCCGCGGTCATCGGGACGTACGCCGAGGAGTACGACGGCGAGTTCATCGTCCGATTCGACGACACCGACCCCGAGACCAAGCGACCGCTGCTGTGGGCCTACGACGAGATTCTGGACGAGGTCGAGTATCTGGGCTTCGAACCCGCCGAGGTCTACCGCGCCAGCGACCGCCTCGAAACCTACTACGACCACGCCCGACGCCTCATCGAGAAGGGCGGGGCCTACACCTGCTCGTGTTCGGGCGAGGAGTTCTCGGACCTGAAGAACTCTGCGGAGGCCTGCCCCCACCGCGACAAGGACGCCGAGACGACGATGGCGGAGTTCGAGGCGATGGTCGAGGGCGAGTACGAGTCCGGCGAGATGGTCCTCCGCGTGCGGACCGACATCGAACACAAGAACCCGGCGCTGCGCGACTGGGTCGGCTTCCGCATCATCGACACGCCCCACCCGCGCGAGGAGGCCGAGGAGTACCGCTGCTGGCCAATGCTCGACTTCCAGTCGGGCGTGGACGACCACCTCACGGGCGTCACCCACATCATCCGCGGCATCGACCTGCAGGACTCCGCGAAGCGCCAGCAGTTCGTCTACGACTACTTCGACTGGGAGTACCCCGAGGTCATCCACTGGGGCCACGTGCAGGTGGACGAGTACGACGTGAAGATGTCCACCTCGACCATCCGCGAACTCATCGAATCGGGCGAACTCGACGGGTGGGACGACCCGCGCGCCCCGACCATCCCGAGCGTCCGCCGACGCGGCATCCGCGGCGAGGCCATCGTGGAGGCGATGGTCGGTCTCGGCACCTCCACGAGCAACGTGGACCTCGCGATGAGTACGGTCTACTCGAACAACCGCGAACTGATAGACGACGGCGCCGACCGCTACTTCTTCGTGCGCGAGGACCACGCCGACTTCACGCTCGCCGGGGAGTTCCCGGACGCGGCCCACCCGCCGGTCCACCCGGACCACGAGGAGCGGGGCACCCGCGACATCGACCCGGGCAACCGCGTCCGCATCGAGGAGTCCGACGTGCCCGCCGACGGCGAGCGCATCTGGCTCAAGGGCTTCGGGTGCTTCCGCAAGGAGGACGACGAACTCGACTACGTCGGCGACGACATCACCGCGGTCCGCGAGGAGGGCGTGGACGTGATTCACTGGGTGCCCGCCGACAGCGCGACGCTGACGCAGATGCGGACCCCCGACGGCGACGTGGTCGGCTACGCCGAACCCGGATTCCGCGAGGCCGACCCCGACGAGATGGTCCAGTTCGAGCGCGTCGGGTTCGCGCGGGTGGACCGGCAGGAGGCCGACGACGAGACGGTCGTCTACTTCGCCCACGAGTAG
- a CDS encoding ribonuclease J, producing the protein MEIEIATIGGYEEVGRQCTAVRAGDDVVIFDMGLNLSKVLLHDNVETEKLHSLDLIDMGAIPDDRVMSDLEGDVQAIVPTHGHLDHIGAISKLAHRYNAPIVASPFTIELVKQQIQGEQKFGVENDLVKMEAGETMSIGDSGQVELEFVNVTHSIIDAINPVLHTPEGAVVYGLDKRMDHTPVLGDPIDMKRFREIGREGEGVLAYIEDCTNAGRKGRTPSESVARRHLKDVMTSVEDYDGGIVATTFSSHIARVKSLVEFANDIGREPVLLGRSMEKYSGTAERLDFVEFPEDMGMFGHRKSVDRTFKRIMKEGKENYLPIVTGHQGEPRAMLTRMGRGETPYELEDGDKVIFSARVIPEPTNEGQRYQSERLLKMQGARIYDDIHVSGHLREEGHYEMLDALQPQNVIPAHQDMKGFAPYVSLCESQGYELGRDLHVTSNGNIIQLAE; encoded by the coding sequence ATGGAAATCGAAATTGCAACCATCGGCGGTTACGAAGAAGTCGGACGGCAGTGTACTGCCGTGCGCGCAGGCGACGACGTTGTCATCTTCGACATGGGGCTGAACCTCTCGAAGGTTCTCCTCCACGACAACGTCGAGACAGAGAAACTGCACAGTCTGGACCTCATCGACATGGGGGCCATCCCGGACGACCGCGTGATGTCGGACCTCGAAGGCGACGTGCAGGCCATCGTGCCGACCCACGGTCACCTCGACCACATCGGTGCCATCAGCAAGTTGGCCCACCGATACAACGCGCCCATCGTGGCGTCGCCGTTCACCATCGAACTGGTGAAACAGCAGATTCAGGGCGAACAGAAGTTCGGCGTCGAGAACGACCTCGTGAAGATGGAAGCGGGCGAGACGATGTCCATCGGCGACTCCGGGCAGGTCGAGTTGGAGTTCGTCAACGTGACTCACTCCATCATCGACGCTATCAACCCGGTCCTCCACACGCCCGAAGGGGCCGTCGTCTACGGTCTCGACAAGCGGATGGACCACACGCCCGTTCTGGGTGACCCCATCGACATGAAGCGCTTCCGCGAAATCGGCCGCGAGGGCGAGGGCGTCCTCGCCTACATCGAGGACTGCACCAACGCGGGCCGGAAGGGACGCACCCCGAGCGAGTCGGTCGCGCGGCGCCACCTCAAGGACGTCATGACCTCCGTCGAAGACTACGACGGTGGAATCGTGGCGACGACGTTCTCCAGCCACATCGCTCGCGTGAAGAGCCTCGTGGAGTTCGCGAACGACATCGGCCGTGAACCGGTGCTCCTCGGGCGCTCGATGGAGAAGTACTCGGGCACCGCGGAGCGACTCGACTTCGTGGAATTCCCCGAGGACATGGGGATGTTCGGCCACCGCAAGTCCGTGGACCGGACGTTCAAGCGAATCATGAAGGAGGGCAAGGAGAACTACCTCCCCATCGTCACCGGCCATCAGGGCGAACCGCGCGCGATGCTTACCCGGATGGGTCGCGGCGAGACGCCGTACGAACTGGAGGACGGCGACAAGGTCATCTTCTCGGCCCGCGTGATTCCGGAACCGACCAACGAGGGTCAGCGCTACCAGTCCGAGCGCCTCCTGAAGATGCAGGGCGCGCGCATCTACGACGACATCCACGTCTCGGGCCACCTCCGCGAGGAGGGCCACTACGAGATGCTGGACGCCCTCCAGCCCCAGAACGTCATCCCGGCCCACCAAGACATGAAAGGGTTCGCCCCGTACGTCAGCCTCTGTGAGAGTCAGGGCTACGAACTGGGACGCGACCTCCACGTGACGAGCAACGGCAACATCATCCAACTCGCCGAGTAA